The stretch of DNA GAGTCAACTGATCTTTTGATTCCAAGGATGCcctttcttcgcctcgtTCACGAGGTCGCTCAGGACTGCACACCTCCGTACGCCTCGCCATTCCGGTACGCTTCCACTCCCGCCCCGTTTCCGTTTTCTGTGCGTCAGAGTAGAGGATCTAAACGCTTTGTTGGGCAAGGAGGAGGTCCTTCCCGCACGGAAAAAGGATGGCGGGCTTGTATGGAACCTGTTCTCCGTTTCACAGACATTTGTTGCCGCAGCAACGACTCCTGGGCTTTCGTACGGAGTTTACATTCTCTGTGAAGTTCTTATCTCGTACGTGTGTCGGGTTTTCAGGTTTACTGCAGATGCGCTGATGGCGTTGCagtgcgccagcgaggcctATCTTACGGGGCTGATGGAGGACTCCTACCTCTGTGCAATGCATGCAAAGCGCGTTACGCTAATGCCGAAGGACCTACATCTAGCGCAGAGACTGCGTCGCGCTTTTCCGTGCTGAAGCAGCTCGTTTTCGCTCTTAGTGTGCCCATGCCATCCTTTCCGCGACGTGAGTGTAGTTTTCCGAACGCGGGTTTACTCGCcggtcgctcgcgccgccagtGGAGCGTCTTCGGAGCGTTTTATGTGGCTACGCAAGGCTTTGCTCGTGAATGAACCCTCCTGTTCAATCCGCATTTCAGCACTTGTCACCTTCCCAATGTAGACAGACTTTTTCGGCAACACTAGCATCCCAGGAATGAATGCCTTCCGTTTCTACTCTTGCTTGTACGGTTAAACGGACGAGGTATGTGTTCGCACCGTTCGTGACGTCTTCGAGGGTACGAGGAGTCTGTTCCTGTTTGAACTTGTATTTGGTGAGGGTGTCTGCTCGCCTTCACATTTGAGGGATTTCTTTTGAATATGTCCCAGTGATGCTCCTTCGCAGTGCTGGGAGGTGTCAGTCAACGGCAACCAAAGACTGGCAAACAATCGCTGTATGTGGCAGAAGAGTACTGAGCTCAACACCTATGgggtctctccctcctctacGGCCTCTGTAAGGGAAAATGCGGATTTCTATTTTTCGGTGTGAGGAAAGAAGTCTCCTAGACTGTGGATTCTCCCGAGCAGAATCCGCACAGGCCACGTACGTTTTTGTCGCATGTTGTCAAGCCATCAAGAATCGTTATCGGAAGAAACGATTTTGACAGAACTATACACGTTGAACGTTAGCAAATTGTTTTAGCAGACTCATGATAGCTACAGGAATGGTGGCCTCCGTTTCAGAGGACTTCTGGTGCGAAGCGTTAGCCCAAACTCTCTTTCGTACTGTGGTTTTCTTTTCGTTGCAACCCCAAAGGGATGCGACGACTCTGGCGCTGCCGAATTCTGAGGGCCTCGTCTGAACTCCCTGGATAGGTCGAGTCCCAGTCATCCTGTGAGACTGTGAGACGAGTtccccccgccctcctcctcatGCGAGACTCGCGATGTATGGTGTTACAAGTCACAGTGCTCACAGAGAGTGCATGTCATGCGATCAGTTATAGCTACTGCACCGTTGTGGCCCAAAACAAGTCACACTCGCAAAAAACCCCACCAAAATCTGCTACTGTCGCCAGTACCACAGAGGAGCACAAGCCGTCCACGGTATTATTAGACTGTAAGAAGATTCAAGTCACAGCCAATGCACCTCGGCTCCACTGAGCTGCAATGATTCTGTTCAGCCTCTGTGTTGGAGGGGTGTCTCCGTTCGTCCCGGACAATGATTGGAATGGCGTGTCGAAGTTGTCTCATAGAGCGGGGAGTCGTGGATGTATGTGGAAAGGGTTTTTGTCATCATCACCATAGAGCCATACCACACGAGCAGACGGGCTTATGCCGACCGCGGCGTTTTGTTCTGAAGGAGCGACAGCCGTTCCGGAGCTGCCAGGATGGCGTGTGTAACTGTCGGCTTCCCCGTCCGCTTTCCATGCACGTCTTCGCTTGTCCCCCGGACGGCGCTGCATGTTGTTCGTGGAGTCAACTGCGGCATCGTTTTCCATACCTGACTTCCCGCTAAGGTCACCAAGAAGGGGGAACGCTCCTGCAGCCTTTTCTCTAGAGTTGGTTCTCGAGGATTTGCGGGAGGACCGCGTTTCGTCCGCCTGGAGGTATCCTCCTATGGATGACAGCGTGTGCTCTGTTAGGTCTGCATCCAGCTGCTGAATACGGTTGTCGGTGTCAGCCCTTTGCCGGTCTCCTCTTTCCCGTTCCTGTCGCGCCTGTTTCTGgcccttcttctgcgctctGTGCTGTTGGGTACGCTCGACTTTCTCTTTTAGGACAGGtggcagagaggaggcacGAAGACGAGTTCCGATTTCCTCGCATTCAGGCAGGGGATCACCCGTCGCAAGGGCAGCGCGACGTAGCTCCTCCGCGTAACTTGTGGCAGTGAAATTCTCAATCAATCGGGCAACGCGCTGTTCCTGGCGCTCCTGAAACACAGCGTTCGCACCGCTTTCGCATGAACTCTCAGGAAAACCGTTCCGATTCCAGCACGCAATGTGAATAAGTAGAAGCGTGGCGGTACTCCCGCCTAAGGTGGAAGCTGGTGCTGAACTCCACCAACTGCATATAGGCGTCCATTGATACAGAAACCTACCCTTTTCAAGCGATCCGTTTCTTGTTTGGCAAGCTCCTCTTTTGACGGGGACTTCGGCTGCTCTTTTCCCCCCTGGTACTTCGCCAGCTGGTCTGGTGATAGCCTCGCTGACTGAATGCCTGTCTGGAATTGGCGCACACCCTCAAGAATGAAGGCGGCGCTCTTATTTTCAACAGCGCTTTCCAAAGCTTTTCGGTCATCCTTCACTGGTTCAAAGTGTACCTCAGGCTGTCTACTCTCGTCTTCACCCGCGTGCGTGTGCTGCTCGTCATCAGGTTTAACGGTACCTTGCAGCGGCATTTCACGTGAGTTCAATAATGGATGTCGCtgtgcctctcgccgcggagcggaATAGGCGTGTTCTTTGGTAAGATACCGGTGATAGTGGAAATGCATGTCATTCACGCCCTCCACACGATCAACCAAACCGACGTCCTGTGGTGTGCGTGACAGCTGTCCTCTTGCGCCCTCGCGTCCTCTGGGATGTTCACCGCATGGAAGCACGGCCGACAAGGGATTGCCGAGTAGATGGGACCCATTGACTAATACATCCTGTGTCCTTTTTCGCTTCTGTAGCATCGAAGCTTCCGGCAGATCCGGCGGAAACTCACGGTTTGGTGAGCCAGGACGTCCAAAGTTCACTCCTAGAGTGACTTTGTCCACGAGGCTGCGAAGAGGAGCTGCATTCCGCGCGTCCAAGTTTGGCTGTCCTGCGATTACAATCTTAGAGGAGGAGCTGTCGTATCGGGTCGCGGCAGAAGGAGGAACAAGACTGCCCGTAGGTCTTCTCGTCATCGACGCCTCTGACATCGGGGTTTGATGCTGTCGGCCCTGAGCGGTGCGCCTGGCAAACCTCAGAATTGTGCGTGCTTCATCGGCACTTGATATCCGGGTATGTTGTTCCTCTACTTtgccttccttctctcgctgtaGAGCCATTTGCTTCTTAAACTCCTCTATCGGGTTCTCTGAATGATCTTCAGTCAAGTCAAAGTAAACAGGCTGGTCATATGGATTGAACCGGCGCTTCGTCTGTTCCAAGCGCGCTGCCAGTTCCATGCTacgcctcttctcctcttcctcttcttttcttcttttgtAATTCCGAAGCTCCAGCAGGGAGGGAGGAGCCTGCGTGGTTGTCGTCGTGGGGGTGGCCACACAGTAGAGATTATCAGGTGACAGAATACAGGGAAGTCCGGTCCTAAGGTTCACGAATCCCGCAGAGTCTTCGggcgcacgcgacgcagcTACTGTGCGAGCTTCCTGTAGTATCCGCAACATGCCGCAACGCAAAGCGCAAACCAGTCCTGTGGCTCCACTGTGGCACACCCAGCAGCACACCTGAGGCTTTGCTCTTGCTGCCACCGGTAAGGGCGACTACTGATCAAAATGGGATTGTATTGCTGACGATCCATGCAGCTGCTGACTCTCGGTTTGGTTACCTCATTTTTCACCCATCACACTGTATCGTATCAtccgcgcggcagcagcctcccCGGCGCACAATGTTGCAGACGAACCTCTCCAATACCCCTTATTGCTTGGCTCAGGCCGATTGTGTCACCACCTGCTTGCTCCACAACTTGCCCAAGCATTATCGCTCCCTTGGTCAAAGCCTCCAGCGTCTCAGCATCCATCGAATTGAGAAGTTGGGTTCCtgatgaggaagaagaacgccGTGATGTCCAGAGACAGAGCTCGACAGGGAATTGTCAGCGGGCATGCCGGAATGCCGTGCGACCCCCGCGTACGGTCACTACAAATGCCGACGACGACAGAAGAACCGGTAAACTCTGCAGTCCACAAGGCTGGGAAGCTGTTCGTGCTACTCCCGCAAGCCGTACAATTACGTACGAATGGCACCTCCATCCCAGAGAATGATATGTGTGACAGCACCAGTCGGTGCGAAGCCGCCGAAACAAGGATGATGATGGCGGTGAACAAATCGTGATCCTCCGATCCCATTTACTTTGTTTGCTCCTACAGGTTCGCGCTCGAAGAGGTCAGAGCACCCGAATGTGTGACACTGGATGCTTCCCTGTGGCCTCTTCCTCATTCGCATGCTGGGGTACGGTAAGTAGCTTACAGTGCCTACTATGGCTGCATCAGCAGTAAAGACACTCAACGATTCCCTCTTGAAGGAGAGGGAATATGTTTATGTAAGAATTTAATAGTACGGATGCAGGGCTGCACGCTTCTACTGCAGGGCCCCCTCATGACTTACGTCTTGCAATCAGTGAACCCAGCACGTCTTTCTGCCCGTCCTTGTTCAAGTCGTAGAAGGCCTTGGGCTCATACTTCACCATATTAAAGTCCTCCGCTCTCACAGGCTCGAGAACGTAACCTCCCAAGAGAATCCCCTCTTcgggaggaggcggtgcaAGCATGAGGTCGTCAAAGGTTTTAATTGTATGGTGTGGGTGCAGCCTCTTCACCTGCCAACCCTGCAAATGCTCCAGCTCCTTTTTCAGTCTCTGATCCTCTCGATATTCCGCCAAGAGGTCTTCGTATTCGTCTGGAACGGAAAGGGCAAAAACTCCGTGCATTTGAATGTGGGGCAGACTCAGTCACCCCGTCAGGCGTTGGGTGACGACCACCGGAATTTCACTTACTTATAATATTCAGCGAACCCACTCTTGTTTTATGGGGGACACTGGAGAAGCGGCTTCGCCTTGTTAACCTTCGCCTTGGTAGCCTCCTTTCCAGAGTGACCGATAACTTCCAAGCATTTTCATCTGGCAATGCAGGCCCCCCGCCACTCCTAGAGTCTACGGGGGACATGCGCCGGGATGCGGTACCCATGGTGTGGACATAAAAACCCGTTTGTGTAGCTTCATGAGATTTATCGGCTTGTGCCATATCGGCTTGTGTCCTACTCCACGACTGCGAAGAAGATAAGCGCTTAAGTGCACGGTTCCCTCGTAGGAAGTAGGACCAGACTCCGAATAGTGTTGTTTCAACTGGACTGTCGCCACCGACCATACCAAGGACTCGAAGCAAAGCCGGTGCGCCTGCAACAAACACATCCGACACACATTCAGGCTGTTGGCTTGGCATAAGGAACCCACCGTAGTATCTGTGAGAAATCGTACATTACAGAAAAGGAACTGCCACTTCGTATATTCTGCACGACTCGACCTCGGGAGGCCTTGGACATTGAACCTGCGGATTTGAAAGTTTCCGTAACAGCACCTCCCCCATTCTGATGGATGCAGTCCTCCGGGTCTCGCAAGCGTGGAAGCCGAAACACTTCTCCCGAGTCGCCACAAAGTAGAGCGCGGCTGCCCAGCGCTCTGAAATGACGCTAGAACACAACGCGTTTTCCCTGACGCTCTTAGCCTTTTCACTGTAGTACATGAACTGTCCGGGTGAATCCCAATAAATTGTATGCCGGCTACGCGGTGGAGACTGTGATGAGATTTGGGTTCCTCACCTTCGGCCGAGCTCCTATATCCCGGCGACAGGCTACTACGCACCTTGAGCGCTATGTCGGGACACAGGCTAGCCACAATTACAAGACAGACAAATAGACAGCACACCATTTCATGAAGGAGAGACAAACGACGATTGACGCGTTGACAAAAACATTGGCATTGCGAACTGTAGAGAATCCATTTTGTAAATATTATGCCTAGCTATAACAGGGCCGCTTGGGAACCCCGGAGCCTCAACCATCGCTAGGTGCACGCTCCTGCCTATTTATGGCCTACTAGACACTGTCCAGAAGTATGGCGGACACACGGCAGACAACTAGAAACTTGCAGTCACACCCTTTTCTTCCCTGTTTCCACTCGAACTGCAGTACTACAGTCAGAAGCTGGTTCAAGAGAGACCGCGATGTTGAACTGTAAACCGATTCCAACTTGTCTACTGTGGCTGTCGCCCATGCAAGTACATGCCACCATCGTGAATCCATATACGAGCGGGGATGGAGTTCCAAAAAAAGCACGCTGTACAACCATTTCCCGCCAGGATGTTGTCGGGGTAGCCGCTTCAGAGTTTGGGACAGCCTAAACACAGCCAACTGCCTATACTGGCAGAGCCCTTCCGTCTCTACGTGACGCCCCTCCACTAGCTGTAAACTGCATCCTTGTGGGCAGTAAGGCAAAGTGTCGGGAGGtacagctgctgcgccggtcTCCCCATCAACTGTAAGGCATATACTTTATTCCACGACGGTGCAGGCTTCCACAAGTATATTCCTCTTACCGGGACTCTAGGGTGGGGTGGGATGCTCGGCTAACTAGACCTAAGAATGTGCCAGCGACCCGCCACAGTATTAGGAGCTCCGCGGACTTCTCTCCGCATGGGAAGGACGATACTACAACGGGAATAAAGTCAGTGCTGAACATTGGTCATGAAACATGCTGTTTTCCTTCCTCTGTATGGATGTGTGCATGTTTCGCCCGCTATTTCCGTTCAAACTCTACGTGGTTGGCGGAGAGCCGCCTTGTTCCTGAGAATAATGGGAGCGTCCCTCATCGATGCGAGCTGTCTGCATGAGGAGGGCAAATTTTTGAGTAAAGGAGACAGTTTTCAAAGGTTAGAGGAAATAATATGAGACGTTCACCTATCAACCGCAATTTCTACTCATGCAAACTCCAAGCTGCGCttttgcatgcatgcttgATTTGTGCATGTGCCAGAtgtagtctcgcagaagACGTCTCGCGGAACTCTGCCGCTACTGCTCACACGTTGTTTTCCAAAATATTGCCTCGCTAGCCAGGGGCGTCACACGAAGAAGTGACAGTCCCATTTCTGACCAGAtctcctctttttcgtcttccaTCTCACATTCCCTGCGCTGGGGGACTCCGCTCGTACGggccgtctcctcgcgcagacgagatTTACTGGCGCCCACCTGCCGTGAGCatggctctctctctgcatcgTGTCAAAGATCCACAGCTTCTAAAGTGGTCATGCCATTTGTGATGATGCGGCATGCCTCACTTtccctctttctccgcggAACTCGCATGTTCCTCTCCTGACGCAGATTGCTTTGTACCCGAGGAAGGCTGATGGCTGGCGACGACTCCGGGCCCTGAGTATATATCGTCAGGCCCCACAGGTCTTACACAGACGCTGTACGGTACCTGCGAACTCGTGGGAAGATCCGTGAGGCGTCGGACCTGTCCAGCAAGACGGCGTTCGAGGCGAAGACCCGCTCTTGGGGcgtcgcacgccgcgccccAGGCTGAGTTTCCCGTTCCACAGGGCCGGCTTGCACAACTCTCGTCCGGCGGCACTACGCAAGCACTTCGCAGCAGCTGTCCGTTCCCCTGCCCCGCGCCGGTCTGCTTGATTGTCTCACTTTGAAACAACTGTGCACAGATCGTTCAGTTTTCCACGCCGTCAGCCCCTCGAAAATGCTACCACAAAAactgccgcctctctccgtcctcttGCAAAGTCTGTATCGTCCTGCACTGCGACGTGCCGGCAGAGGCGATTCGGTCTCCCTTTCGCAGCACTCGTTTGCTCGTTT from Besnoitia besnoiti strain Bb-Ger1 chromosome V, whole genome shotgun sequence encodes:
- a CDS encoding hypothetical protein (encoded by transcript BESB_061070) yields the protein MHGVFALSVPDEYEDLLAEYREDQRLKKELEHLQGWQVKRLHPHHTIKTFDDLMLAPPPPEEGILLGGYVLEPVRAEDFNMVKYEPKAFYDLNKDGQKDVLGSLIARRTQLLNSMDAETLEALTKGAIMLGQVVEQAGGDTIGLSQAIRGIGEEARTVAASRAPEDSAGFVNLRTGLPCILSPDNLYCVATPTTTTTQAPPSLLELRNYKRRKEEEEEKRRSMELAARLEQTKRRFNPYDQPVYFDLTEDHSENPIEEFKKQMALQREKEGKVEEQHTRISSADEARTILRFARRTAQGRQHQTPMSEASMTRRPTGSLVPPSAATRYDSSSSKIVIAGQPNLDARNAAPLRSLVDKVTLGVNFGRPGSPNREFPPDLPEASMLQKRKRTQDVLVNGSHLLGNPLSAVLPCGEHPRGREGARGQLSRTPQDVGLVDRVEGVNDMHFHYHRYLTKEHAYSAPRREAQRHPLLNSREMPLQGTVKPDDEQHTHAGEDESRQPEVHFEPVKDDRKALESAVENKSAAFILEGVRQFQTGIQSARLSPDQLAKYQGGKEQPKSPSKEELAKQETDRLKRERQEQRVARLIENFTATSYAEELRRAALATGDPLPECEEIGTRLRASSLPPVLKEKVERTQQHRAQKKGQKQARQERERGDRQRADTDNRIQQLDADLTEHTLSSIGGYLQADETRSSRKSSRTNSREKAAGAFPLLGDLSGKSGMENDAAVDSTNNMQRRPGDKRRRAWKADGEADSYTRHPGSSGTAVAPSEQNAAVGISPSARVVWLYGDDDKNPFHIHPRLPAL